The sequence below is a genomic window from Ornithobacterium rhinotracheale.
AGCTTCGCCAGGATCCACAGGAGGTGGTATCAAAACCAGCACTTTTGCCGTTTCAATCCTTAATTTTATGAGTCTGGCTAAAGGTAAAGATAGAGTAGAAGCCTTCCGTAGAGAAATCTCTCAAACCTCAATTAAAAGAGCATTTGCAACCATTGTGCTATCCCTATTCGTAATCGGCGTAGCCATTGCCATTATAGAAAGTGTAGAGCACGACAAGGGCTTACTATCCATCGCATTTGAATGTTTCTCGGCTTACAGCACCGTAGGATTAAGCTTAGGAATCACAGATTCACTTTCAAGCGTTTCAAAAGTAGTGATAATTTGCGTAATGTTCATCGGGCGTGTGAGCATGCTTTCCATCTTGATTGCACTACTTAAAAAAGAAAAATACAAAGGTTATAAATACCCAACCGAGGATATTTTAATCAACTAATATTTAATTTATTTAATACTAAAAAAACATCTTTATATGAAATACATAGTGATCGGACTCGGAGGATTTGGCGCATCGCTCGCGCAATATCTCACCAATATGGGGCACGAGGTAATCGCCATCGACAATCGCATGGAAAAAGTAGATTTTTATAAAGACAAAATCACCCACACCATCTGTATGGATGCCACCGATTTGCACACACTGGGCGGGCTTCCTATCAAGGATACCGACATGATTGTAGTAGCCATCGGGGAGGAGCACGGTGCCAGTATCATGTGTGCTGCCAACCTTAAAACATTGGGTGCCAAAAAAATCATAGGGCGTGCCATCTCCAGCGTGCACGAAACTGTATTACACGCCATTGGAGTAGAAACCATCATTCGCCCAGAAAAAGAATCTGCGCGTAAATGGTCTAAAAAATTAAGCAACAAACACCTCGAAGAAACCTTTGAACTAAACAAAGAATATAGTATCACAGAAGTGCGTGTGCCTAAAAAATACGACG
It includes:
- a CDS encoding TrkA family potassium uptake protein, which gives rise to MKYIVIGLGGFGASLAQYLTNMGHEVIAIDNRMEKVDFYKDKITHTICMDATDLHTLGGLPIKDTDMIVVAIGEEHGASIMCAANLKTLGAKKIIGRAISSVHETVLHAIGVETIIRPEKESARKWSKKLSNKHLEETFELNKEYSITEVRVPKKYDGKTIAEVDFRNNYNLVALTTAKEREIHCPLGGHRMNKEVYGVAQNNTVLHMGDIIVVYGKNRDIEKFLHS